The Paenibacillus spongiae nucleotide sequence GCCTTCATGTTAAATTACAGCAACATTCACAATTTCTCCCGGCATTTCAAATCGGTCACGGACATGTCCCCTTCGGAGTATGCCAGATCGGTCAAAGCGAAGCTGTAAGAAGAAGAAACCGATTTCGCCGTCTTCTGCAGCGAAAGCGCACAACCTAGTCTTTCAGATCTTGCGAAAAAACCCCGATCAGACGAAGCTGCACGGGATGCTTCTTCGTCTGATCGGGGCTTTGATCGGGGCTCTGAACAGTGCTACGCCAGCTTACCAGCCTAGATCCAGCGTCTTTCCGGTTTCCGCAAAGGTCTTAATATTCGAAAGGATCATCGGCCAAGACTTCTTCGTATTCTCGTATGATGGATGATCATCCGGCCAAAGATCGTTCACCAGCGTCAGCTTCGTGCACGCGCCGACGGGCTCGAGCTCCATCGTGACACGCGTCTCCAGCTCCTCATGATTCTCGCGGTAGGACGGGCCGGCATGCTCCGTATAGCTCATCACCCGGCTAGGTTCGAAAGCTAATATTTTGCCATATACATGAACGGTCTCATCGCCATCATTGCCAGGTCCAACATAAGCATAATCATCGCCTACCTGGAACGTCGAGCGAATCGTGCATCCGAACATCGTTTGCTTGACGGCTTCGTCGGCGATCAGGACTTGCCATACCTCTTCAGGCTTCGCGCCAACATAGATTTCATAAGTAAGATCCATCATTCTACCTCCACAGATTCATGTTCATCATGCCAATCGAATTCTCGATCGCTGCCCTAATACTACTTGACAAGGACGGGCATGTATTGTAAAAATGCGACAAAGATGATTTCCAGTTGAAACTGCATGGGAGGACAACGGATGAATCCAACTAACAACGCACACCGGAAAGGAATTCTGCATCCCGGCATAGGCGATACGAAGTTTTCTTTGGACCGGTTTCCGCCTTCCATTGAGACAGGCTTCTTTATCCAGAACTATTGGATTATCCAATGGGATTTGCGAGGTCAGGCGCCTTACCGCCAAACCGTTATCTCCCACCCGAATGTCAATATGGTCATTGAGAAAGACAAAACACGCATATACGGGATATCAAGCGCCACTTACAGCCAGCTTCTTCAGGATCAGGGCTGGGTGGTAGGGATCAAGTTCAAACCCGGCGGGTTCTATCCGTTCTGGAGCGCTCCGGTATCCCGGCTGACCAACAAGTCTATCGATGTCGAGGACGTATTCGACGTGAACGGCTTATCGCTAAGTGACGATATCTTACAAAGTCAGGACGATATCGGGCTTGCTGCTCAGCGGATAGACTCGTTTTTTAGAGAGCGGCTGCCCCAGCAGGATTCGAATGTCGAATATATTTGCGAGCTCGTCTATCGGATCCGTGACGACCGGTCGATACGCCAGGTCAACGA carries:
- a CDS encoding AraC family transcriptional regulator, which codes for MNPTNNAHRKGILHPGIGDTKFSLDRFPPSIETGFFIQNYWIIQWDLRGQAPYRQTVISHPNVNMVIEKDKTRIYGISSATYSQLLQDQGWVVGIKFKPGGFYPFWSAPVSRLTNKSIDVEDVFDVNGLSLSDDILQSQDDIGLAAQRIDSFFRERLPQQDSNVEYICELVYRIRDDRSIRQVNDAVRISGLHQRTLQRLFDRYVGASPKWVILRYRLHEAVERMSQAGSQDWTGLSHDLGYYDQSHFIRDFKSIIGLSPEEYLHANVGQ
- a CDS encoding SRPBCC family protein → MDLTYEIYVGAKPEEVWQVLIADEAVKQTMFGCTIRSTFQVGDDYAYVGPGNDGDETVHVYGKILAFEPSRVMSYTEHAGPSYRENHEELETRVTMELEPVGACTKLTLVNDLWPDDHPSYENTKKSWPMILSNIKTFAETGKTLDLGW